One part of the Priestia aryabhattai genome encodes these proteins:
- a CDS encoding glycosyltransferase: MRDVGIVMPVYKQDPDYLELALRSVLEQTYRQYHFIIVSDGAPEETNNVIKKVVGEDPRVHIILKEKNEGVAKTLNIGFNYLMDIKEVRYFTWVSSDNYYFPNFIEKLRDALEDSPSNVGLSFSSFVHVDSNRVPLEGPEYKDFHKYQDQPKENLLDTCFIGVAFMYKKQMAAMIEGYRLEPIEDYDYWVRLTEHCEIVYVPYVLMEYRTNSPQSISAQLKNSKLRHRQWRYAFNLAKQEARNRRGIPFELTVIYPVKDGSEQTIEKLEELFEQYFSNYKVIIVDTSSNKSGINILQHIEDPRVKFLEAPGVTEREAILIGMEEADTPFTIIYGKGNFPSTTYILQSAMLYLTQLIKKKNEHQIVAIVDNFNGQITSRGRVSEDPVFGDIYFTEKLRNILKLNKG, from the coding sequence ATGAGAGATGTAGGAATCGTTATGCCTGTATACAAACAAGATCCTGATTATCTAGAACTGGCATTAAGATCAGTTCTAGAACAAACATATAGGCAGTACCATTTCATTATTGTATCAGACGGCGCTCCAGAAGAAACAAATAATGTGATTAAAAAGGTAGTAGGAGAAGACCCACGAGTGCATATTATCTTAAAAGAAAAGAATGAGGGAGTAGCTAAAACTCTAAATATTGGTTTTAATTATTTAATGGATATTAAAGAAGTAAGGTATTTCACATGGGTTTCCAGTGATAATTACTACTTTCCAAATTTCATAGAAAAATTAAGAGACGCATTAGAAGATTCTCCTAGTAATGTGGGGTTATCATTTAGTAGTTTTGTACATGTGGATTCAAATCGGGTTCCATTAGAAGGACCTGAGTACAAAGATTTTCATAAATATCAAGATCAGCCTAAAGAAAATTTACTCGATACATGTTTTATTGGTGTAGCCTTTATGTATAAAAAACAGATGGCTGCAATGATTGAAGGATATCGATTGGAGCCCATAGAGGATTATGACTATTGGGTACGTTTAACAGAACATTGTGAAATTGTCTATGTACCTTACGTATTAATGGAATACCGAACTAATTCTCCCCAGAGTATATCTGCACAATTAAAAAATTCAAAATTGAGGCATAGACAATGGAGATACGCTTTTAATTTGGCAAAACAAGAAGCAAGAAATCGAAGAGGTATTCCATTTGAATTAACCGTAATTTACCCCGTGAAAGATGGTTCAGAACAAACAATTGAAAAATTAGAAGAATTATTTGAACAATATTTTAGCAATTATAAAGTAATTATTGTGGATACAAGTTCAAATAAATCTGGAATTAATATTCTTCAACATATTGAAGATCCACGAGTGAAGTTTTTGGAGGCTCCAGGTGTAACTGAAAGGGAGGCAATTCTTATAGGAATGGAGGAAGCTGATACCCCATTTACAATAATTTATGGAAAAGGGAATTTTCCTTCAACAACTTATATCTTACAGAGTGCAATGTTATACCTAACTCAATTAATAAAAAAGAAAAATGAACACCAGATCGTTGCTATAGTAGATAATTTTAATGGACAAATTACAAGTCGGGGAAGAGTTTCAGAAGACCCGGTTTTTGGAGACATCTATTTTACTGAAAAACTAAGAAACATCTTAAAATTAAATAAAGGTTAG